DNA sequence from the Streptomyces sp. HUAS 15-9 genome:
TGCCTTAACCGGCGTCCAGTGGGGTGTTGTGGTGGGAATGGGGGATCGGGGCGGGTTGTGGCTGGTTGAAGGCGCACGGCACACCTCGTCTGACGGGTCGGTCGGTCCCGTGGATCCCTGGGTGTTGCAGGGGGAGTGTGTTCGGGCGTTCGCGAGGACGTGGATGGTGCGCGGGTTCGCTCCAACCACGGTCCGCGGGTATACCTCTCTCCTGGCGCGGGTCCTGGGGCGTTTCGACTGTCCGGTGTGGGCGGTCGGAGCCGATGACGTGGATGAGATGCTCCACGCTCTCGCTGTCGCGGGTCTGGCACCGTGTACGCGCCGGCAGTACCTGCAGATGCTGCGTGCCTTCCATGGCTTTGTCGCCGAGCGCTACGGGGCTCAGGTCCGCGCGGGGTTCGGGGCTGCGGTCGGTGACGGCGGGCTGGACCGGTTCAACCATGTGCGGCATGCCGGTGACGATGCTGTGGTGGGGCCGCCTCCCAGCCGTGAGCGGCTGCAGGCGTTCTTCTCGTTCGTCCGTTCCCAGGTAGCGGTCGCGTCCGACTACCGGGCCATGGCCCGGGACTACGCGCTGCTCCGCACGCCGTATCACTCGGCGGTCCGGGTGAGTGAGCTGGTACGCCTGGACCAGGCCGACGTGCATCCGGGGCTCGGGCCGTCGGGGAAGCTGCACGTGCGGTTCGGGAAGGCAGCGAACACCTCGGGACCGCGGCCGCGGTGGGCGCCGATACTGGAGGGCCTGGACCGGATCCTGGCCTGGTACCTGGCCGATGTCCGGCCGCTGTTCCCCGCCAGTGCACCGCTGTTCTGCGACGATGACGGCCAGGCCTTGAAGGCGGCGACGGTCCGGGACCGTCTGGCTCGCCTTCTCGATGCCGAAGGTGTGCGCTGGAATGAGCGGTTCACCCCGCATGCGCTGCGCCGGGCGTGTGCGACACACCAGTACGAGCGGGGCATGGACCTGATCGCGGTCCAGCAGCTCCTCGGCCACCGCCATATCGCCTCGACGATGGCGTACGTGAAGCCGTCGCAGAAGTTCGTCGAGGACGCCTGGCGGCGTGCCACTGACTCTGCTGTCCGGGTGCTGGCCAGCTGATCAGAGAGGAGAGGGCATGACCTCATCAGAACCAGCGCTGGTGGAACCGGCTTCTCCAGCAGTGGAGTGGCGGCTGCGGCTGGCCGCCGCCGAGCGCGGCGTATGGAGCGGGACTCAGCTGCGCCGGCTGCTCGCCGAGAAAGCAGGTCTGGAGCTGTCACCGGCCTCGGTGTCCGCTCTGTTCACGAAACAGCCGTCCCAGGTCAAGCTGTCTACCCTGGCTGCCCTGTGCACGGCCCTCGACTGTGCTCCTGGAGATCTCCTCGTGTTGGGTCCTGCAGCATTGGCCCCGGTGCTGGTGCCGGAGGTGGCAGGCGAGCGGCCGTCGCCCGTCCTACTGCGGGCCGCCGGGACACGGTCACTGCCTCCCTTGTGACATGCGGGACCGCTCTCCGTTCACCCCTTCTACCTGGCGTATCTGAGGTCGCATGACAGCCTCCGTTCCCGGCGCCGTCCAGGGCCGTTGCCCTGGCTGCATGAAGCTGCGCTGGCTGCGCCCCGGTTCTGGCCTGTGTGCCTGGTGCTTGCGTAGGTGTCCGGGCTGTGGTGGAGGCAGGCGCTCGTCGGATCAGCTGTGCGCGGCCTGCCGACGCCGTGCCTCAGGCGGACACGGGCGCGGCCCGTGCCAGCGCTGCGGACGCCGGCGGTCCCTCGCCGCCGCGACCCAGCGATGCCGTCCGTGCAGCGACCCAGCGACAGCGAAGCCGCTCGCTGCCTGTTCGGGGTGTGGTGTCCTGCTCCAGTGGGCGCGGGGCATGTGCAAGCGCTGCTATGAGCATTCGCCCCACACGGTGGAGACCCGCGCCGCCAGCTGGGGCCGCCGGATGTCCCAGATGCCCTCGTGGTGGGATGCCTTCACCGCGCACCTGAAGAC
Encoded proteins:
- a CDS encoding helix-turn-helix domain-containing protein translates to MTSSEPALVEPASPAVEWRLRLAAAERGVWSGTQLRRLLAEKAGLELSPASVSALFTKQPSQVKLSTLAALCTALDCAPGDLLVLGPAALAPVLVPEVAGERPSPVLLRAAGTRSLPPL
- a CDS encoding tyrosine-type recombinase/integrase is translated as MLHALAVAGLAPCTRRQYLQMLRAFHGFVAERYGAQVRAGFGAAVGDGGLDRFNHVRHAGDDAVVGPPPSRERLQAFFSFVRSQVAVASDYRAMARDYALLRTPYHSAVRVSELVRLDQADVHPGLGPSGKLHVRFGKAANTSGPRPRWAPILEGLDRILAWYLADVRPLFPASAPLFCDDDGQALKAATVRDRLARLLDAEGVRWNERFTPHALRRACATHQYERGMDLIAVQQLLGHRHIASTMAYVKPSQKFVEDAWRRATDSAVRVLAS